DNA from Prosthecobacter fusiformis:
GGAGGTGGCAGAAGGAGTTGATGGCGAAGGTGGTGTGATAAAGAATCACCGTGCTAAGGCAGAAGCCCCAGAGGAAATAAGTCAGGCCGCCCATAGCGGTTCCGGTCATCAAAAGGCCGAAAAGATAGGTGGCAACGGCCAGGACCAGCGGCGGAATGATGTGATGGCGGTCAATGAAGACCAGCTCAGGAAACTTCGTCAGGTCCTTTACGCGCTTGGCGTCATATTCATTGTAGTCAGGTGCCAAAACCCAGCCGACGTGCGCCCAATAAAAGCCCTGCTGCTTCACGGAATGGATGTCGTCTTCCTGATCGGAATGCTGGTGATGGTGCCGGTGATGGGCTGCCCACCAGAGTGCTCCTTTTTGAGCGGACATGCCCCCTAGCCAAGCCAGAACGAACTGGAACCAGCGGGAAGTCTTGAAAGAGCGGTGTGAGAAATAACGGTGATAACCGCCTGTGATTCCGAATTTACGGACCAAAAAGAGACCGACGCAAAGAAGAATTGCGGTGAGATCGGGCTTAACGAAAAAGGCCGAAATGGCGAGGGCGTGCAGTCCGAAAAAGAGGACGCCGCTGAGATTGAGTTGAAATGCTGGCTTAGTCACAAGAAGAGAAGTCGGAACCCACTAATGACAGTCGTTTGCAAAAAATCAACCTTCGGATTTGATCTGGACATTATTGGCACACTTTTGTAATGAGCAGGCGCATGATGCAAAATGCATCAAAAACCGGCTCGGATACGCTTGAATAGCCCTGGTTAAGGGCCTTCGTGGCGTTTAGCGGCTATTCTTCTGGGGGTTCCTCGGACGCGGTTTTTTTTGCAAATCGGCCTTTTTTAGGAGCCGCTGGGGCTTTGGGTTTCGCCTCGCGCGGAGGAAACTCCCAGCCGAGCAGTCGTTTTTCGCCAGCTTTGCAGAGCAGGAAAGAGCTGAAGGGACGGCCTCTTTTGGAGATCATTCCCTCAATAAGGTCCGTCTTGCCTTCGGTGAAGAATTTGATGGCGTTAGCCACACTGATTTCCTTCTTGCACAACACTTTAGGAATGCGCGCGTTACACGCCTTGGCGTCCTTCGCGGCAACGTTGCAAATGTAATGCTCCGTAGTCTCGTAGATCTTGCCATCACGCTTCTTCAGCTTACACACAGGGCAGGGAGCGATGGGGGCCGCACTGGTGAAATCAAATGGCGGTGGAGCGTCAGGATCGTTCTCACCACCTGGGAAAACAAAGCTAGTTTTGCCGTCGTCCTTGATCTCGATACCCGCCGTGAAGTCCTTGCCCAGGCGGCTGCGGAAGCCTTCCATCGGGGGCAGGAAACGTTTTTCTATCAGCTCACGCAGACGCTCTTCACTCAGTTCATGACCGGCGATGACCTTGTAAACACGGACTTTGCAGTCAGGGTTTTTGCAGGAGAGATAGTCCTCTTTCTGCTCAAAGCCCCGGTGTCCGCAGACGCCGCATTTGGCATCGAAATCAGGATACACGCGGTCTTTGGCTACCTTGTGATAGGCCTTGGTTTTCTCCACCACCTCGTTGGTCAGGCGGCGGATGTCCCGCATGAAGCTGCTGCGGTCCAGCTTGTTCTGCTCCATCTGGCGCAGCTTGTATTCCCATTGGCCGGTCAGTTCCGGGCTGCTGAGCGCCTCAATGCCGATCTGGCTGATCTGGTCGATGAGGGACAAGCCCTTGGTGGTGACGGCGATGTTTCGCTCCACCCGCTCAATGTATTTGTCAGAAATGAGTCCTTCGATGATGGCGGCGCGGGTGGCTGGGGTGCCCAGGCCACGTTCGCTCATGGCCTCAGCCAGTTCTTCGTCCTCCACCAGCTTGCCCGCACCTTCCATGGTGGAAAGGAGGGTCGCTTCGTTAAACCGGGCTGGGGGTTTGGTCTGCATTTCAGCGGACTGCAGCTCCAGCGTTTTGGCGGTGTCGCCATCCTTGGCCAAGACCAGAAGCTTGGCCTTGCTGTCGCCTTCGGCAGCAGCCTCTTCAGCCGCTTTTTTTCCATAGACAGCCAACCAGCCGGGAGCCACGAGGACCTTGCCCTCACTTTTGAAGGCATCCTTTTCGATTCGGGTGATTCGGGTGGTCACCTCAAATTCCGCCGGGGGAAAGAAGACGGCGACGAAACGGCGTGCGACCATGTCGAACAGTTTCTGCTCCGCCTCTGGCAGTTCCTTGGGCGGGATGAGGCCGGTCGGGATGATGGCAAAGTGGTCGCTGACCTTAGTCGTATCAAAGACACGCTTGAACGGGCGTACCCAGCCGCTGTCCAGGGCGGTGGCGGCGTGGGTGCCCAGATCCTGCGGCAGGGCACCAGGCTTGCGGGTATCCTGCCGGGCAAAACCGCCCAGAGTTTCCTTCACCGTGCCGACGTAATCCTCCGGCAGATAGCGGGAATCCGTTCGCGGATAGGTCAGGACCTTGAACTTTTCATAAAGAGCCTGGGCAATCTGGAGCGTGCGACGGGCTGAGAAACCAAAGCGGTTGCTAGCCTCCCGTTGCAGGCTGGTGAGATCATACAGCAGCGGGGCGATCTGTTTGGTCGGACGGGTGATCTGCTCAATTTTGCCCGGTTTACCCAGGCAACGCTGGACGATGGCCTGGGCCTTTTCCAGATCCCACAGGCGCTCGGCCTTTTTGTGCTCGTCGGTTTCGTCTTTCTTGAAGGATTCGTCAAACCAGCGGCCTTCATACTGGCCCGCGCTGACCTCAAAGAGGCCATGCACCTCAAAATAAGTGCGCGGAACGAATGCCTGGATCTCCAGTTCACGCTTGGCCAGGATGGTCAGCGTGGGGGTCTGCACACGGCCCGCCGGGGTGAGGCGGAAGCCGCCATTGCGGGAATTCAGGGCGGTTAGGGCACGGGTGGAATTGATGCCCACCAGCCAGTCAGACTCGCTGCGGCATTTGGCGGCATCCGCGAGCGGGCGCATCTCTTCATCGCTCCGCAGTTTTTGGAAAGCGCCGAGGATGGCCCCTTGCGTCATGGACTGCATCCACAGGCGTTGGACTGGCTTTTTAATGCCAGCGGCCTCCACGATGTAGCGGAAAATCAGCTCCCCCTCACGCCCGGCATCGCAAGCATTGATGAGCCTATCCACGTCCTTGCGCTTCATCAGGCGGCTGAGGAGTTTGAAACGGTCCGCACTGTCCTCAATGGGCTTCAGTTCGAATTCCTGCGGCATGATGGGCAGGTGCGTCCACCCCCAGCCGATCTTTTTCCCGTTCACCTCAGGCATGCCAAGTTCGATCAAATGACCGACAGCGCTGGAGATGACATGCGTTTCATTTTCGAAATAGTCCTTCTCCTTGGTGAAAGCGGTCATGCCCGGCGCTTTGCCGAGGGCACGGGCAAGGTCGGTAGCCACGCTGGGTTTTTCTGCGATGATGAGGGCCTTGGGCATGATAAGGAGCAATGACTGAAATGGGGGCAACCAAGGGCACGCATTCGGAGCCCCTGTCAAATTTTTCGATGTAGATACGCCCGGCGGACTCTTGTTGGAGGTCCTGACCAGCGAGGTTAAGAGGTGAAAATGAGCGATTTACCTCACTCGGCGTTTTTCTTGTTCTTTTTGCCCTTCCCTTTGCCTTTGCCCTTTCCCTTAGGGGCCTCTACGGGGGTATTGGGGGTGGGCATTTTTGCCCCGATGTCCTTTCTCCAAGTCACCATTTTGGCCTGAAGTTCCTTCGTTTTGTCCGGCATTTCAGCCGCCAGATTTTTGGTTTCACCGATGTCCTGCTCCAGATTGTAGAGCTCCAAGCGACCATCCTCGAAAAATTCCATGAGCTTCCAGGACCCCTGTTGGATGAGGCCTACGGGGGTCGTGCGCCAGGTGCCGGGATCTGCGCCTAGATAACCCGGGACGTGCTGGAAGATGGCCTCACGCTTCAGAGTGGCTTTGGCATTCCGGAGCAAAGGGGCCAGACTTTCCCCATCCAGCGGATAATTTTCCGGGGCTGAGGCACCGGCGACTTCCAGAAAAGTTGGATAAATATCCACATGGATGCTGGGGACGCCGGT
Protein-coding regions in this window:
- a CDS encoding acyl-CoA desaturase, whose product is MTKPAFQLNLSGVLFFGLHALAISAFFVKPDLTAILLCVGLFLVRKFGITGGYHRYFSHRSFKTSRWFQFVLAWLGGMSAQKGALWWAAHHRHHHQHSDQEDDIHSVKQQGFYWAHVGWVLAPDYNEYDAKRVKDLTKFPELVFIDRHHIIPPLVLAVATYLFGLLMTGTAMGGLTYFLWGFCLSTVILYHTTFAINSFCHLLGSRRYETGESSRNSFILAIVTLGEGWHNNHHYYPHCARQGFFWWEIDPTYYVIKALKFVGIVHDIKEPNARVLEGKEATASLG
- a CDS encoding DNA topoisomerase III, whose product is MPKALIIAEKPSVATDLARALGKAPGMTAFTKEKDYFENETHVISSAVGHLIELGMPEVNGKKIGWGWTHLPIMPQEFELKPIEDSADRFKLLSRLMKRKDVDRLINACDAGREGELIFRYIVEAAGIKKPVQRLWMQSMTQGAILGAFQKLRSDEEMRPLADAAKCRSESDWLVGINSTRALTALNSRNGGFRLTPAGRVQTPTLTILAKRELEIQAFVPRTYFEVHGLFEVSAGQYEGRWFDESFKKDETDEHKKAERLWDLEKAQAIVQRCLGKPGKIEQITRPTKQIAPLLYDLTSLQREASNRFGFSARRTLQIAQALYEKFKVLTYPRTDSRYLPEDYVGTVKETLGGFARQDTRKPGALPQDLGTHAATALDSGWVRPFKRVFDTTKVSDHFAIIPTGLIPPKELPEAEQKLFDMVARRFVAVFFPPAEFEVTTRITRIEKDAFKSEGKVLVAPGWLAVYGKKAAEEAAAEGDSKAKLLVLAKDGDTAKTLELQSAEMQTKPPARFNEATLLSTMEGAGKLVEDEELAEAMSERGLGTPATRAAIIEGLISDKYIERVERNIAVTTKGLSLIDQISQIGIEALSSPELTGQWEYKLRQMEQNKLDRSSFMRDIRRLTNEVVEKTKAYHKVAKDRVYPDFDAKCGVCGHRGFEQKEDYLSCKNPDCKVRVYKVIAGHELSEERLRELIEKRFLPPMEGFRSRLGKDFTAGIEIKDDGKTSFVFPGGENDPDAPPPFDFTSAAPIAPCPVCKLKKRDGKIYETTEHYICNVAAKDAKACNARIPKVLCKKEISVANAIKFFTEGKTDLIEGMISKRGRPFSSFLLCKAGEKRLLGWEFPPREAKPKAPAAPKKGRFAKKTASEEPPEE